A stretch of Bacillus pseudomycoides DNA encodes these proteins:
- the tsf gene encoding translation elongation factor Ts: MAITAQMVKELREKTGAGMMDCKKALTETNGDMEKAIDFLREKGIAKAAKKADRIAAEGLTYIETQGNEALILELNSETDFVAKNEGFQTLIKELAAHLLANKPANIEEAMAQTIASGKTVEEHINEAIAKIGEKLTLRRFEIVSKTDADAFGAYLHMGGRIGVLTVLEGSTDEAAAKDVAMHIAAVNPKYIDRDAVTAEEVEHERQVLTQQALNEGKPEKIVAKMVEGRLGKFFEEICLLDQAFVKNPDMKVRQFVESKGGTLKGFVRYAVGEGIEKREDNFAEEVMNQVKGNN; this comes from the coding sequence ATGGCAATCACTGCACAAATGGTAAAAGAACTTCGCGAAAAAACTGGCGCAGGTATGATGGACTGCAAAAAAGCTTTAACAGAAACTAACGGCGACATGGAGAAAGCAATTGACTTCTTACGTGAAAAAGGTATTGCGAAAGCTGCTAAAAAAGCAGACCGCATCGCTGCTGAAGGTTTAACTTACATCGAAACACAAGGTAACGAAGCTTTAATCTTAGAATTAAACTCTGAAACTGATTTCGTTGCGAAAAACGAAGGTTTCCAAACATTAATCAAAGAATTAGCTGCTCATTTATTAGCTAACAAACCTGCTAACATTGAAGAAGCTATGGCTCAAACAATTGCAAGCGGCAAAACAGTAGAAGAGCACATCAATGAAGCAATCGCTAAAATTGGTGAAAAACTTACACTTCGTCGTTTCGAAATCGTATCAAAAACTGATGCAGATGCATTCGGTGCTTACCTACACATGGGTGGACGCATTGGTGTATTAACAGTTCTTGAAGGTTCTACAGATGAAGCGGCTGCTAAAGATGTAGCAATGCACATTGCAGCAGTTAACCCTAAATACATCGACCGCGATGCTGTAACAGCTGAAGAAGTTGAGCACGAGCGTCAAGTATTAACACAACAAGCTTTAAACGAAGGCAAGCCTGAAAAAATCGTTGCTAAGATGGTTGAAGGCCGTCTAGGTAAATTCTTTGAAGAGATTTGCTTACTTGACCAAGCATTCGTTAAAAACCCTGATATGAAAGTTCGTCAGTTCGTTGAGTCTAAAGGCGGAACTTTAAAAGGATTCGTTCGCTACGCTGTTG
- the rpsB gene encoding 30S ribosomal protein S2 has translation MSVISMKQLLEAGVHFGHQTRRWNPKMKRYIFTERNGIYIIDLQKTVKKVEEAFNVMRNIAAEGGDILFVGTKKQAQEAIKEEATRAGMYFVNQRWLGGTLTNFQTIQKRIKRLKDIERMQEDGTFDVLPKKEVVQLKKELERLEKFLGGIKDMKGLPSALFVVDPRKERIAVAEARKLHIPIIGIVDTNCDPDEIDHVIPANDDAIRAVKLLTSKMADAILEAKQGEETVTA, from the coding sequence ATGTCAGTAATTTCTATGAAGCAATTGCTTGAAGCTGGTGTTCATTTCGGACATCAAACTCGTCGTTGGAACCCAAAAATGAAGCGTTACATTTTCACAGAGCGTAACGGTATCTACATCATCGACTTACAAAAAACTGTGAAAAAAGTTGAAGAAGCTTTCAACGTAATGCGTAACATCGCTGCTGAAGGTGGCGACATTTTATTCGTAGGTACTAAAAAACAAGCACAAGAAGCTATCAAAGAAGAAGCAACTCGTGCAGGTATGTACTTCGTTAACCAACGTTGGTTAGGTGGAACGTTAACAAACTTCCAAACAATCCAAAAACGTATCAAGCGTCTTAAAGACATCGAAAGAATGCAAGAAGATGGTACATTCGATGTACTTCCTAAGAAAGAAGTTGTTCAACTTAAAAAAGAGTTAGAGCGTCTTGAGAAATTCTTAGGCGGTATTAAAGATATGAAAGGTCTTCCAAGTGCATTATTCGTAGTAGACCCTCGTAAAGAGCGTATTGCAGTTGCTGAAGCACGCAAATTACACATTCCAATCATCGGTATCGTTGATACAAACTGTGATCCAGACGAAATCGATCACGTAATTCCAGCAAACGATGATGCAATTCGTGCTGTAAAACTTCTTACATCTAAAATGGCAGACGCGATCCTTGAAGCAAAACAAGGTGAAGAAACTGTTACTGCGTAA